Genomic DNA from Oenanthe melanoleuca isolate GR-GAL-2019-014 chromosome 15, OMel1.0, whole genome shotgun sequence:
GCCTCACTGTCACactcacagaaaaatgaaattccagAGAAGGTGAGTCCAGACTACCTTAGTTCTGGCTAAGTCCTAGTCTGGGCTCACTCACACCCAATTTTGcaatgaggaaggaaaaatcacTGGAGTCTTGCTTGTCACTCCTCCAAAACTTCCTCCAAAGGACAGGTAAGCTCTGTAGTGCACAGAGCATTTTGGGACAGGGCAATAAAGAACATTACACAGACATGAGCATGCCCAGAACCAGAGGTTTTGAGCTAGAAGAGAAAGGCTATCCTTGGAGCTATGTCCATGCTAATCCACCATCTCTCAACCACATGTGCTGTCCAACAGAAAGGCATCCACCCCCTACTCCCAGCTGGGTGCTGTTCTTAGGAAATAGCCAGCAGAAGAAGAGGAATCCAACTAATTAAGGTGCAGCTTTGGAGCAGAAGGCAGCACTCACCGATATGTCTGGTAGGACGGCGTTGGCACTTGCTGCTCTCTGGCCAGaccctccctctgctcagcaggcactggtgaggctgcagggaaggcCTGGCTGCTGTTCTGCTCTGAGCCCCAGAAGGGATATCCACTGCTCACCACCACAGGGTTACTCTCTTCCTTCACATCTACATTCTCATCCTTCTCAAAATCTGACtcaaagcagggaaaaaaagaatggaaaagaatgAGAAAGGAGAAGAGGGAGGCAAAGCTCACAATGGTCTATTGGCAGTTGCAGTAATCACAGGATGGTGGAAGGAAACACACTgccacctcctgcagccctcctgTCTTAAGGGAATGGCCCCTCCCAGCTCTTTTCTGCCCAGATACTGGGGTGgtcagagctgccctgtcctTTCTCCTTAGCTGTGCTACTCCAAGCAGCACCATGAGCTGGAGCAAGAAATTATTAAGCTCAAAAAACTTTCTGAATATCATTCTCTGGGTTTGTTGTGATCAATATTACCACGTTCCTCAGCAGCAGGCTCCTTTTCCTCAGGCAGCTTCCTCTTCTGGCTCTTGGCTGGACTGGGCTTCTGGCATTTGGCTCGTCCTTCCCTGGAAAGAAACAAGATGTGGGGGTAGCTTGGATGTAAGCTTTTTGCCTAGATATATAGGAAGGGATGCTACtaggaggagaaagaaaatccataacatttttaaagtttaagtAAAAAAGAGTCAACTTTGGCCTTTTttcatcaggattttttttacaggagattttttttcaggcataAAATAACATGAAACAAAATCTCAGATATTTTCATAGCATTTTCTGCTAGGAAAAAAcctctattttttccttctctattGTCAGTCTGGGCTTGCAATTTAAGCTTTTTTTAATCTCATCCACTGGCTGCCCTCAGACCAAGCAGAAGATCTCACTGATATTGGTATCCATCTTCCCTCTTGCACAAAAAATCTCCCACTGGAAGAGATACTTTTCCACCCACAGGAAAAAGACACAAGGGAGCCTCCAAATGTCAGAATCAAGCTGATCTCCAAGAGACCAAATGGTCTGCTGTGGACTCCTGTTATCACTGCTATTCACATGTCAGACTCCAGTCTAGCTCCAACGTGCAAGGGAATGCAGGTCTCAAATTTGTCACACCTCCCACTTCTCTGTAGGAATTGTCACCTCCCACTCCCCAAGTCTCTTGAGAAGAGGCTGCACAGAGGGACATCACTCCCAGATACAGGGAAATGCAGAGTGCAcaatgcagcagagctggctggcagAGTTTTGCCAAAGACCTTGGGTAAAATTCACAAGTGAACTCTTGctacaaacaaattaaaatgaaaaaacactTTACCTTCGAGTGTTCTTCCCATGTTCACGGAAACCTTTAGCAAATGGATTGTTGTCAATCTTGAGCTTTGTAATCTTTAAATGAAAGGAACAAGACTCAGCATCACAGTGACTGGTTGGCTTCTTCACTGTTCCAAGACCTTCACCTCAGTATTTATCACAACACATAAACTGTGTGAGGGCTTTGGACATGGCCTTGCCACAGTATCTCAGCTATCCCATCATTGATCAGGAACTGACCCACAGAGGGAAGTGACCTTGCCAAGGTCAGCAGGGATTTGGGTGGGATTCATCTAACTAGAGAAATAAACAGGGTGAGGATCTTGATCTGGTCATGCAGCTACACTTTTTACTGCATTTGGAGTTCTGTCTCACTGACAGTGTACTCAATATCATCAAGCTGCATGACTCATCTCATCACAGAGGAGATATTTTCCACAGGAGCCACAATGTGCCTATTTCTTCCCACTGTCCACCACAGGTGCCCAGGATGAGCAGACAGGAAGGAGATACCTTCCTTTACAGGAATTCTAGACAGCATTTCACAGAGTGTCCAGAATGTGACAGAAGCAGAGCCTGCACACTGTACCTGCTCGTTCTGGTAGGCAGTGACAGAAGTGAAGACAGTCTCAGGGAAGCTGAACACCTGGAAGATGCTCCAGCGGACACTGAAGAGATCATCTGCCTGCACGATGTGGAAGCGCGGCTTGTAGCGGTGCATGGAGTGCAGGATGATCTGGGACAGACAAAGGACAAGGTTCCCATGTGCCAGCACACTGCAGGtcccctggggacactgccaggacaCCCATTTCTAACCAGGGACTGCTGCTGGATTGGTGTCTCCACCAAGCCCCTGAGTGACAGCACAGACCCACACCTTCCCTAGCAGGGAGCCAGGAGGGCAcaagggctgggctgagggagGAAGAAAGGGCACTTGGAtctcttttaatttctgcatcATCTAATTGCTCACAAATCCTGCTTACTTCCCACAGAGTTCATCTGTAATGAATTCcaaaaaagcacagcacaacCTACATGCCCATGTTGATCCAGAGTGTTGTTAGTGAGCTTCAGTTTTTGGAAGGAGACAGGTTCTTTCATCCAgtggctgccaggagctggggaatCAGGGTGGACATAGGTGCGACaagggagctggggctctgcttttccagcaacTTCCCACTGGTCTTTATTCCACTGTGAAGGGAAAGACAGAAAtctggagctgagaaaagaaTGCTTTCAGTACAGAAAAGCTCCAGTAAGTTTGCTTCACTGTCAATTCAGAGCACTCCTCTGAAGCACAAGTAGCTGATTCTTCCTTACAAGCCATGATCATGTTACCAAATCAGCTCCAAGTTTAGACctcatttttcctccctttctccccGTGGCTGCCAGAAAAGTCTGACATTAATCATGATTAAAACTGTACTTCTTACAATGAAAATTAGTTAcctttccagctgctccccaagCAAAACTGACAAATAACTCCAGAGAGGCATAAAATCCATCAATTACTTCTGAACTTTGTCCAAAGAGAATTTATTTATCAGTGTGACAAGTGAAGCATAAAGATTAATCTATTTcaaataaagatgaaaagaCAGCAtaaattctgttatttaaagTACTTACCTTGTACCTGAAGTTATCCATTGGCACAAAATCTACCAGCATGAGGTACTTGGCATATGGGATTAAGCCAGAGACTTTGATTTTGCATTGAGGAAACATTCGTCtgaaggagaaatgaaaaatagagTAAAAAGGTTTCTCTGTAGAGTGGCTGTTAATGATCAAGCAGCATGTCACATTCACTCACTGCTGTGCAAAGCCCTGGGAGCAGTTTTTCTCCAGCCAGCCACTGACCATTTGTCCATCTTATTGATGGACTGTCTAGTCCTGTGGGTTTAGGTGGGATAGACACTAACAGAGCAGCAGTCACTGAGGGTCTGACACTGTTACTGCTTTTGTTATTCCAATTCTTCTAACACAACAGTGGGAAACTTGAAAGGAGCTATTTGGAGGTTGTATGTAGCTCCTGGCCTGCTGCAGCCCTCACAGCCCTGGAGGATGGATTAAATCTGAGCGTGGGTAGAAAACGTGCTCTCATCTAAGAGCACACCCAGCTTTCTGTTCCCATACTCCCTGCCACTACTTTTAACTTCTGACTCTGCAAAAAAGCTTTGACAGCTGCCTCCCTACCCAAAGGGATtattccagctcccagcagctttgAACAATACTTTACAGCTTCACAATTCCATCTTCTTTCACTGCAAGCTCCACAATACATGACTCATTTATACTGCAGTGGAGTCTGCACACACAGATCCTTGTGAGTCTGGGCCACATTCCTGTCTGCAAACACAGACTCAAACCCAAACCTTCACTgctccactgctgctgcctgtgaccCAGGCAGAGGGAGCCCagggcacttccagggaagtGACAGGAAGAACACCAATGGTAAGTGGTGAGATAAGGGTACAGGAGTTTTCTCAGCACCTCAGCCCCACAAGTGACCTTTGCACTTCACAGTTTGGATTTCTGTGACACCCTGGAAGTGCAATTTTTCTGCCAGGATCAGGAAGATCTGTGTAACTGGTTACAAAACCAGTTCAAGGGCCACCATTCAAAAAATGAGCATCTGGAGACTTTAACAACAGCTCAGAGGGGTGTGGTGTGTGGGCAGCTGTCCTTACCCCTTACCTGCCAGATTTGGTGATGATCATCTCAGTCCCTATCTGGTGAAACTTCATCCAGAGCCCCATGTCCTCGAGGGTGACCACGATGGAGCTCTGTGGGAAGGGCTCCAGGTTGGGGGAAGGAAGGGCCTCGCACGGCGCTTTCACCTCTGCAAGGAGAAAGGAGATGGGGCTGCAGACACACAGGAGGGGAGCTGACCCTGGGTCTTAGAACTctgaaaaactgctgctttccttCAAAGGGTCTTTGTTAGGAGGCTCAGAGGTATGGAGCCTTTTCTAACAGGTTTGGTTTTAGCTGGTGGTCCTTTCCTAAGGATCTGTGTGTTCTACCAACTCAAATTCCATTGTTACAAAACCCACACTGGCAGGGAGCCACAATCCACTGCTCTGGTATGACCAGGGTTACACAGAACACTTCATCAACAGAGTGCAATGAAAGCTGAAAGGACTGGAAGGATTTTAAGTGCACCAGTGGGTAATGGGAAAACGACAAGTAGGTGGTAGCAGAGGTGAAAAATCCCCCCAAGAAGACAAGGATGAGACAGACAGGAGTCCTAAGTGTAAGTGAGGGCAAGAAAAGGAGGTGACAGAGATTCATTCTGACTACATTCTGAAAAGAGAATGGCTGATCTGAACTGGAGTGGAGATGGGAGCACAGAGGATCCTGTGAGAGGGGTGGAAGGTGTCTCCTCAGCAGCacaccctggcagtgctgcaatctgctgctcttcctcctggAGCCACAGGaccagctggggaaggggaaagggaaacaTTCTGGAGGAACTGCCTTTGCTGTTGATGGTACAAATCACCTCTGTACATCTCTTTGGATCTCTTAAAACCTGCACTAGGTGCTCTCAGCAATATTGAGAGGCAGGCAagattgctgctgctgtactGAAAACCCAGTTCCATCTGAGGTCAGGATGTGACCCAGTACAGTTTTAGTGGGCTGAGTTCAGACCAGCAGGGCTTTAGGAACACTGCCCTGAGtagggatgaggagcagggcacccacagcaccagggctgagccagctcAGGACCCCTCTGGTGGTGCATTAGCAGCCAAGCACAGCTATTTCTTTAAAAGGTaaatttttctgcctctcagccTGATCAGATCTTATTCAGAGGACagcaaaaaaagggaattttcacCTTATTACAGCTTTCCTGAGTAATGCCTTCAAAAG
This window encodes:
- the LOC130259626 gene encoding T-box-containing protein TBX6L; protein product: MQALPEVKAPCEALPSPNLEPFPQSSIVVTLEDMGLWMKFHQIGTEMIITKSGRRMFPQCKIKVSGLIPYAKYLMLVDFVPMDNFRYKWNKDQWEVAGKAEPQLPCRTYVHPDSPAPGSHWMKEPVSFQKLKLTNNTLDQHGHIILHSMHRYKPRFHIVQADDLFSVRWSIFQVFSFPETVFTSVTAYQNEQITKLKIDNNPFAKGFREHGKNTRREGRAKCQKPSPAKSQKRKLPEEKEPAAEERDFEKDENVDVKEESNPVVVSSGYPFWGSEQNSSQAFPAASPVPAEQREGLAREQQVPTPSYQTYRFHEAGDSQQLPSRDAATLNDFRARCHALDLAMVPEHDSKQLPEGFTNLPPLPPPLPPPQDYTGVVNMALDSVGKAGARAPVYSPYGSEQGLGQWVVPPHSQYRAMSYSAFSTEYNTQGTPGHAHGTMAEWSQYPLFPYACW